In Cyclopterus lumpus isolate fCycLum1 chromosome 9, fCycLum1.pri, whole genome shotgun sequence, a single genomic region encodes these proteins:
- the LOC117736966 gene encoding 3-oxoacyl-[acyl-carrier-protein] reductase FabG-like, translated as MASDDAFKVSSLKGKVALITGASSGIGAGTSVLFAKLGALLALNGRDVDNLKQVAKRCTDGGAAEPLLVPGDLTDEDTVRKTVEQTVAHFGRLDVLINSAGILAMGSIETTDLAQYDRIMNINVRTVYHLTQLCVPHLIKTKGSIVNVSSVNGQRAFPGVLAYCMSKSAIDQFTRCTALELAPKQVRVNSVCPGVIVTEVHKRAGLDEAQYAQFLAKSKQTHALGRPGEVDEVAQSIAFLASDAASFITGVNLPIDGGRHAMCPR; from the exons ATGGCCTCAGACGATGCTTTTAAA GTGTCCTCCCTGAAGGGGAAAGTGGCCCTAATCACGGGGGCCAGCTCGGGCATCGGAGCGGGCACGAGCGTCCTGTTCGCCAAACTCGGAGCACTGTTGGCTCTGAACGGCCGTGACGTGGACAACCTGAAGCAGGTCGCCAAGCGGTGCACCGACGGCGGCGCAGCGGAG ccGTTGCTAGTTCCTGGAGACCTCACCGACGAGGACACGGTGAGGAAGACGGTGGAGCAAACTGTCGCTCACTTCGGCCGACTCGATGTCCTCATTAACAGCGCTGGTATTCTGGCCATGGGCAGCATCGAGACCACAGACCTGGCTCAGTACGACCGGATCATGAACATCAATGTCAG AACCGTATACCACCTGACTCAGCTTTGTGTGCCCCACCTCATCAAGACCAAAGGCTCCATTGTCAACGTGTCCAGTGTCAACGGACAGAGAGCG TTCCCTGGTGTGCTGGCCTACTGCATGTCCAAGTCCGCCATTGATCAGTTCACGCGTTGTACAGCACTTG agCTGGCACCAAAGCAAGTCAGAGTGAACTCTGTCTG CCCCGGTGTGATCGTCACAGAGGTCCACAAGAGAGCCGGACTAGATGAGGCCCAGTATGCCCAG tttcTTGCAAAGTCTAAGCAGACCCATGCCCTGGGTCGACCAGGGGAGGTGGACGAAGTGGCCCAAAGCATCGCCTTCCTGGCGTCCGATGCGGCCAGCTTCATCACTGGAGTCAACCTGCCCATCGACGGGGGCCGACACGCCATGTGCCCAAGATGA
- the ppil3 gene encoding peptidyl-prolyl cis-trans isomerase-like 3, translating to MHRAGHIFPTHLFKDATFEMAVTLQTDLGEIKIELFCERAPRTCENFLALCASGFYAGSVFHRNIKGFMVQTGDPTGTGKGGTSIWGRKYEDEFSEHLKHNVRGVVSMANNGPNTNGSQFFFTYAKQPHLDMKYTVFGKIIDGLETLDELEKLPVNEKTFRPLTETRIKDVTIHANPFAG from the exons ATGCACCGAGCCGGACATATTTTTCCGACGCACTTGTTCAAAGACGCAACGTTTGAAATG gctgttacccTACAAACAGATCTAGGAGAAATTAAAATCGAATTGTTTTGTGAGCGGGCACCGAGAACATGCGAG AACTTTCTTGCTTTGTGTGCCAGTGGGTTCTACGCTGGCAGTGTCTTCCACCGCAATATTAAAGGCTTCATGGTTCAAACTGGAGATCCTACAG GCACAGGCAAAGGAGGAACAAGTATATGGGGTCGCAAATATGAAGATGAGTTCAGTGAGCACCTAAAA CATAATGTAAGAGGAGTGGTCTCAATGGCAAACAATGGCCCCAACACAAATGGCTCCCAGTTTTTCTTCACATATGCCAAACAGCCCCATCTGGACATGAAGTACACAGTGTTTGGAAA GATTATCGATGGCCTGGAGACACTGGATGAGCTGGAGAAACTTCCCGTCAATGAGAAGACGTTCCGACCGCTGACGGAAACCCGGATAAAGGATGTGACGATTCATGCCAACCCTTTTGCTGGATAG
- the lrrc8ab gene encoding volume-regulated anion channel subunit LRRC8A — protein sequence MIPITELRYFVDTQPAYRILKPWWDVFTDYISIVMLMISVFGGTLQVTQDKMICLPCKWVVNNTCKKNFNATLSASMFSEPKGIQYDLDRHQYNYVDAVCYENRLHWFAKYFPYLVLLHTLIFLACSNFWFKFPRTSSKLEHFVSILLKCFDSPWTTRALSETVVEESDPKPMKMNGSMDHKASVISEDVEASVPMLQRTKTRFEQGIVDRTETGVLDKKEGEQAKALFEKVKKFRIHVEEGDIVYRLYIRQTIIKVIKFILIICYTGYYVHDIKFSVDCSVDIESLTGYSVYRCAHPLATLFKILACFYISLVVVYGLICMYTLCWMLRRSLKKYSFESIREESSYSDIPDVKNDFAFMMHMIDQYDPLYSKRFAVFLSEVSENKLRQLNLNNEWTLDKLRQRITKNSQEKLELHLFMLSGIPDTVFDLMELEVLKLELIPDITIPPIIAQLVNLREMWLYHTPAKIEAPALAFLRENLKSLHIKFTDIKEIPLWIYSLKNLSELHLTGNLSAENNRYIVIDGLRELKRLKVLRLKSNLTKLPQVVTDVGMHLQKLSVNNEGTKLMVLNSLKKMVNLTELELIRCDLERIPHSIFSLHNLQEIDLKDNNLKTIEEIISFQHLHRLVCLKLWYNQIAYIPIQIGTLTNLEKLYLNRNKIEKIPSQLFYCRKLRFLDLSHNNLTYIPTDIGFLQNIQYLAVTANRIESLPNELFQCKKLRTLNLGNNCLQSLPSRFGELTGLTQLELRGNRLECLPVELGECRQLKRTGLVVEEDLFNTLPSEVKEQLWKTDKEQA from the exons ATGATCCCCATCACTGAGCTGCGGTACTTTGTGGACACCCAGCCGGCGTACCGCATCCTGAAACCATGGTGGGACGTGTTCACCGACTACATCTCCATTGTCATGCTGATGATCTCCGTGTTTGGGGGCACGCTACAGGTCACTCAGGACAAGATGATCTGCCTGCCCTGCAAATGGGTGGTCAACAACACCTGCAAGAAGAACTTCAACGCCACCCTGTCGGCGTCGATGTTCTCGGAGCCCAAAGGGATCCAGTACGATCTGGACCGCCACCAGTACAACTACGTGGACGCCGTGTGCTACGAGAATAGATTGCACTGGTTTGCCAAGTATTTTCCTTACTTAGTATTACTTCACACCCTTATTTTCCTCGCTTGTAGCAACTTCTGGTTTAAGTTCCCACGGACCAGTTCCAAACTCGAGCACTTTGTGTCGATCCTGCTGAAATGCTTTGACTCCCCGTGGACAACCAGGGCACTGTCGGAGACGGTGGTCGAAGAGAGCGACCCGAAACCAATGAAAATGAACGGCTCGATGGACCACAAGGCGTCGGTCATCAGCGAGGACGTCGAAGCGAGTGTTCCGATGCTCCAAAGGACAAAGACCCGCTTCGAGCAGGGCATCGTAGATAGAACGGAAACGGGGGTTTTGGACAAGAAGGAGGGCGAGCAGGCCAAAGCCCTCTTTGAAAAGGTCAAGAAGTTCCGTATACACGTTGAAGAAGGAGACATTGTCTACAGACTGTACATCCGTCAGACTATTATCAAAGTCATCAAGTTTATTTTGATCATCTGCTACACGGGGTATTACGTGCATGATATTAAATTCAGTGTCGACTGTTCGGTGGACATCGAGAGCCTGACGGGTTACAGCGTGTACCGCTGTGCTCACCCGCTGGCCACGCTCTTTAAAATCTTAGCCTGTTTCTACATTAGCTTGGTCGTGGTGTACGGTTTGATCTGCATGTACACGCTCTGCTGGATGCTCCGGCGCTCGCTGAAGAAGTACTCCTTCGAGTCGATACGGGAGGAGAGCAGCTACAGCGACATACCCGACGTGAAGAACGACTTTGCCTTCATGATGCACATGATCGACCAGTACGACCCTCTGTACTCCAAACGCTTCGCCGTGTTCCTGTCGGAGGTGAGCGAAAACAAGCTGCGGCAGCTCAACCTCAACAACGAGTGGACGCTGGACAAGCTCCGGCAGAGGATCACCAAGAACTCCCAGGAGAAGTTGGAGTTGCACCTGTTCATGCTGAGCGGCATTCCAGACACAGTATTCGACCTGATGGAGCTGGAGGTTCTTAAGCTGGAGCTCATCCCCGATATCACCATCCCGCCGATCATCGCCCAGCTGGTCAACCTGCGAGAGATGTGGCTTTACCACACGCCGGCCAAGATCGAAGCGCCCGCGTTGGCTTTTTTGCGCGAGAACCTGAAGTCTCTGCACATCAAGTTCACCGACATCAAAGAGATTCCCTTGTGGATCTACAGCCTGAAGAATCTGAGTGAGCTGCATCTCACGGGGAATCTCAGTGCCGAGAACAACCGCTACATCGTCATCGACGGGCTCCGGGAGCTCAAGAGGCTCAAAGTTCTTCGCCTGAAGAGCAATCTCACCAAGCTACCTCAGGTGGTGACCGACGTGGGCATGCACCTCCAGAAGCTCTCCGTCAACAACGAAGGCACCAAGCTGATGGTGCTCAACAGCCTGAAGAAGATGGTGAACCTGACGGAGCTGGAGCTCATTCGCTGTGATCTCGAGCGCATACCGCACTCGATCTTCAGCTTGCACAACTTGCAGGAGATCGATCTGAAGGACAACAACCTGAAGACCATCGAGGAGATCATCAGCTTCCAGCACCTTCATCGGCTGGTCTGCCTTAAGCTCTGGTACAACCAGATCGCCTATATTCCCATCCAGATCGGCACACTGACCAACCTGGAGAAGCTGTACCTGAACAGAAACAAGATCGAGAAGATCCCCAGCCAGCTGTTTTATTGCCGCAAGCTGCGCTTCCTGGATCTGAGCCACAACAACCTGACCTATATCCCGACAGACATTGgcttcctccagaatattcagTACCTGGCAGTTACAGCCAACAGG ATTGAGAGCCTCCCCAACGAGCTGTTCCAGTGCAAGAAGCTCCGCACTCTGAACTTGGGCAACAATTGCCTGCAGTCTCTGCCATCGCGGTTCGGAGAGCTGACCGGGCTCACGCAGCTCGAGCTGCGGGGGAACCGTCTGGAGTGTCTGCCCGTGGAGCTCGGCGAGTGCCGGCAGCTGAAGAGAACCGGCCtcgtggtggaggaggacctcTTCAACACCCTGCCCTCGGAGGTCAAGGAACAGTTGTGGAAAACGGACAAGGAGCAGGCGTGA
- the hscb gene encoding iron-sulfur cluster co-chaperone protein HscB isoform X2 encodes MLPLNTLRVLCSPRALLHRSWLTTTRQCVYKTVTRRTSTCGPKEDTWHGNKDPKALGKERRRIYSPNPGSSNRSYCAGQVQLNCWSCKQPLDATSPFFCTSCNVIQSPEEDASYFKIMDCDVTFTLDTHKLQKRYLQLQRSLHPDNFSQKSGKEQQYSESHSALVNKAYRTLLKPLSRGLYMLELEGVRTDEGTDSGADSGFLMELMEINEAVDEARTPEDANKIGRDMKGKLAVLTEAIDAALLEGELQAAKALLAQMKYYANIEEKVKEKLSEFM; translated from the exons atgttgccaTTGAACACTTTGCGGGTGTTGTGCTCGCCCCGGGCTTTACTGCACCGCAGCTGGCTTACGACGACCCGACAGTGCGTTTATAAAACTGTCACACGGCGTACGTCCACGTGCGGCCCCAAGGAGGACACGTGGCACGGCAACAAGGACCCGAAGGCGCTGGGGAAGGAAAGAAGGCGCATTTACTCTCCTAATCCAGGCAGTTCCAACAGGAGTTACTGTGCGGGTCAGGTCCAACTGAACTGCTGGAGTTGCAAACAGCCTCTCGACGCAACTTCTCCATTCTTCTGCACGTCATGCAACGTGATCCAGTCCCCGGAAGAAGACGCATCCTACTTTAAAATCATGGATTG TGACGTCACGTTCACGCTGGACACGCACAAGCTGCAGAAAAGATACTTGCAACTCCAGCGGTCTCTGCATCCGGACAACTTCAGCCAGAAATCTGGG AAAGAACAGCAGTATTCAGAAAGCCACTCGGCGCTCGTGAACAAAGCGTACCGCACGCTGCTGAAGCCTTTGAGTCGTGGTCTTTATATG ctggagctggaggggGTGCGTACAGACGAGGGCACCGACTCGGGGGCCGACTCGGGGTTcctgatggagctgatggagatCAATGAAGCCGTCGATGAGGCGCGGACCCCAGAGGACGCCAATAAGATCGGCCGGGACatgaaag GCAAACTGGCAGTGTTGACGGAGGCGATAGACGCTGCCCTTCTTGAAG gagAGCTTCAAGCCGCCAAAGCCCTGCTTGCCCAAATGAAATACTATGCAAACATCGAAGAGAAAGTAAAGGAAAAACTTTCTGAATTCAtgtaa
- the hscb gene encoding iron-sulfur cluster co-chaperone protein HscB isoform X1: MLPLNTLRVLCSPRALLHRSWLTTTRQCVYKTVTRRTSTCGPKEDTWHGNKDPKALGKERRRIYSPNPGSSNRSYCAGQVQLNCWSCKQPLDATSPFFCTSCNVIQSPEEDASYFKIMDCDVTFTLDTHKLQKRYLQLQRSLHPDNFSQKSGKEQQYSESHSALVNKAYRTLLKPLSRGLYMLELEGVRTDEGTDSGADSGFLMELMEINEAVDEARTPEDANKIGRDMKGKLAVLTEAIDAALLEELKQIAPLLAMERNDPNLRRGRCRATKWRWDGKPLEWCHVQSTGPANGVQSAANGKPDIITSITGGGEQQLLMCYLVPAIEGKKVP; the protein is encoded by the exons atgttgccaTTGAACACTTTGCGGGTGTTGTGCTCGCCCCGGGCTTTACTGCACCGCAGCTGGCTTACGACGACCCGACAGTGCGTTTATAAAACTGTCACACGGCGTACGTCCACGTGCGGCCCCAAGGAGGACACGTGGCACGGCAACAAGGACCCGAAGGCGCTGGGGAAGGAAAGAAGGCGCATTTACTCTCCTAATCCAGGCAGTTCCAACAGGAGTTACTGTGCGGGTCAGGTCCAACTGAACTGCTGGAGTTGCAAACAGCCTCTCGACGCAACTTCTCCATTCTTCTGCACGTCATGCAACGTGATCCAGTCCCCGGAAGAAGACGCATCCTACTTTAAAATCATGGATTG TGACGTCACGTTCACGCTGGACACGCACAAGCTGCAGAAAAGATACTTGCAACTCCAGCGGTCTCTGCATCCGGACAACTTCAGCCAGAAATCTGGG AAAGAACAGCAGTATTCAGAAAGCCACTCGGCGCTCGTGAACAAAGCGTACCGCACGCTGCTGAAGCCTTTGAGTCGTGGTCTTTATATG ctggagctggaggggGTGCGTACAGACGAGGGCACCGACTCGGGGGCCGACTCGGGGTTcctgatggagctgatggagatCAATGAAGCCGTCGATGAGGCGCGGACCCCAGAGGACGCCAATAAGATCGGCCGGGACatgaaag GCAAACTGGCAGTGTTGACGGAGGCGATAGACGCTGCCCTTCTTGAAG aacTCAAACAAATTGCCCCACTCCTAGCGATGGAGCGAAATGACCCCAACCTGCGAAGGGGGCGTTGCAGAGCCACTAAATGGCGATGGGATGGAAAGCCTCTGGAGTGGTGCCATGTTCAGAGCACAGGTCCTGCCAACGGCGTCCAGAGCGCTGCCAACGGGAAACCCGACATTATAACGTCCATAACGGGGGGGGGAGAACAACAGCTGCTTATGTGTTATCTCGTACCAGCGATCGAAGGGAAAAAGGTTCCTTAA